TGTAGAAACACATGGAATGGACCTTAATGATATTGATTCAATGAAGATCCGTAAGGGTGTCTTCGAATTTGGCATGGCTGATGGTATAAAGAGCTATGATCTCTCAGAACTTGACCAGTACAGGTCTACCTCCTGCAAGTTCTGTACCGATATGGCTGCTGAGAACTCCGATATATCCTTCGGAGGCGTGGGAACACCGCAGGGCTGGAGCACTGTCCTGGCACGCTCATCTATAGGATAGGAGATACTCTGTGAAGCTATCGACAATGGCTACATCGAGGCAAGGCGTCTTGAGAAGAAGGAAATGGATCGTGCAGTAAATCTTGCAAAGATGAAGAAGGTACAGATGTATTCCCTGAATCGCAGGCAGAAAGCCTGATCTCATGTTCGTGGTCTCAAGATATATGTTGATATAAATGAATCAAAGTAAAAGAAATCAATATTGGTGGACCGGTCGGGTCTATAGTCCAAAAGTATATAGACCTAAGCACCAATTTATAATGTGATGACTCGCGACGTAGATGATGTTCATAGTACCCACAGTGGTTTGATTCGTGCAATGGAGAGGCTCCGGAGCGCAGACATCAGCCAGGGTAACAAGGATATACTTGAGAACTTTGTGACTGCCTGTAGGTTGGAAGGCCTGGCAAAGAACACAGTGATCTGGTATGCTAACTACGGTACCAGGATGGCTCAACGGCTCCAGGATATAGGCTTCACAGGGACGATTGACCAAGTGGATCAGGCCATCTTCCACAGGCTGTTGTTGTACCTTGAGGACGAGCGCGGGATGTCACAGAGCAGCCTGAGGAATTACAAGAAGCTAGTTAAGAAGTTCTTTGGCTGGTCCTGTGATGGCGAGGCCCCAAAATGGGTGCAAAACATCAAACTCAAGACGATAGATACCCCTGTTCAGCCATCTGATCTGCTTACCCAGGAAGAGTTTGACCAACTCATGGGAGCATGCAAACATCCACGTGACAAGGCCTTAATTGCTGTTCTGGCTGACTCAGGCATGCGTGTGGGGGCTCTGGCATCTTGCCGTATCAAACACGCTGAATTCAATCAGTATGGAGCCATTCTGTACATCTCACAGACATCACTGAGCAAGAAGACAACTGCAGCCAAGGGGATCCCACTGACCTGGTCAACAGGATATCTCAATCAGTGGCTGTCTGTACATCCTCTTAGGGAAGATCCGGACGCTCCTCTATGGGTTACCCTCAACCAGAACATGGAACCATTGAGCTATAAGAGTGTAAGGAGCACGATTGCAAAGATAGGAGAACGGGCTGGTCTCAAGAAGCGAGTAAATCCCCATACCTTCAGACATCTTGCTATCACCAACTGGATCCTTGACGGCCTTAACGAACAGGAGATCAAGCATAGGGCTGGCTGGTCTCGTGGATCCACACAGATGTTTAAGATCTACGCGAACTTCACAGACAATGAGATCAACGAAAGGATTTTTGAGAAATATGGGCTCAAGAGTGACGATAAGAGACATGTGACACTCAAGGCCTGTCCACGCTGTAACAATGTTCTGAGACCTTCAGACAAGTTCTGCAGCCAGTGTTCACTTGTCTTGGACCGTGAATCGCTTGACAAGATCCAGGCATACGAGGAGAAGATTCCTGAACTGCTTCAGTTGGTGTTGAAGAGTGATCGTGGAAGGGATTTGATAAAGCATCTTTCCTGAAATATCTCTGACCTAGTTAATCAGCTTGGTCTTTGGGAGATCTGGGCTGACTTCTGAATTTTTAGCGACATATGTTTAGCTTACGCTTGACTATGTGATCTTATAAGTTGTTATAAGATACAATTAATTAATTATAAATACTATTAATTCCTTATATTAGATTAGCTTCTAGTCATAAATATAAGACCAGAAAACAAAAGATAAAACAACAAAGGATAAAACAACATAGGAACAAAACACAAGGAGTTGACAAAAATGACTACAGAGGCAACTACTATCCCCACAACAAAGACAATTCGGGACAGGCTGAAAGGCTATGGTCAGAAAGGGGAGACCTATAGCGATATTCTTACACACATGATGGATTCAATCGATAAAGAAGAGTTTATGGATAGGATGTACAGACGCTTGGAAGAAAAAGATCAGTTTGTCTCACTTGATAAAGTTTGAGACGTGATTCAAAGTGAAATGTAATGTGAACATACATGCAGATGTGGTAAAGTTTCTGAACGCACTCGATCCTGGAACAAAAGAAAGGATCGTTGACGGGTTGAAAGTCCTTGGCAATTTGCCTGTTGATGGTGATGTCAAGAAGTTGAAAGGTACAAAGGGTAGGAAGGACCTATATCGCTTGCGTATAGGCGAATACCGAGCTATCTATGAAGTTGAAGATGATAATGTGTATGTTCTGGAAGTTATGCTTCGTGGAAAGGGTTACGGGTGGCTTGATCGGCTGCTCGTCCTCTAACTATTTTTGAATGTAGGATTAAACACTTTCCACTTTCTCGATTTTCTTATTTTCTATAGATTTTTCTAAGATTTCTTTACTTTTATATATCAGATAATTACCATAGGAATCTACGGTGATGTTATGAAAACTGGAAGAAATGATCCATGTCCATGTGGTAGCGGCAAGAAATACAAAAAATGCTGCATTAGTAAGGAAAACTCCCAGCCAAGGATAAAAAATGCCTCCATCTCGAAGAACATTCCTGGGTTATGGGTTGATGATCTCTCTCTGAAAAAGAATTATTACAACTCAATAGATGAGCTCTACGATGAGATAAGAGCTACAGGAAGGGTTCCACATGGAGATGAATATACATATGGTGATGAAGAAACAGGGCTGACCCGCACAATTGAAGTAGAGGAATTGTGCAGACATGGCCACCCCAGTGGAGGCAGTGTCACCTTTGATCAAACAGATGATGGAGGATGGGAAGGGGTAGAAAGTGGTTCCGGAGGTGGAGGTCCCTGTGTCCTATGTGAAATCCTAAAAGAAGGATTTGAAATTGGTTGCCCTGAATGTGGAAAACCATTTCCAGAGTTCACTGAAGGCGAGATTTTAGAAATATATACAAAAGGCATTGAACCCCTCGGCATTACATGCCCCAACTGTGGATGCAAATTTATCGCAATTGACGAAAATGGCATCCGCATAAGTGAACCTAACAATGTTAAAGAATAATTTACTCCCCCATTGTTGATTGTTTTATTTTATAGGCTGAGGATTGACACAGAACGTCCTCAGAACATTTTTACACACCAGCCGTTGATGGGTGTCTTGCACGATTTGAAGCATCTGGGGTGAGTCTCAGCCCATGAAGAGCAGACCGAAAGGCTGACATGCAGTAGGCCATCACGTCGATGGTAAAAAGGAAAGTTAAAATAATTCAAAGACTATCTTTGTGCAATTATACGGGATGTGGGATATTGAACCATGAAGAGATCTATTCGAGAATTGAGGAACGGCTGCCGAATGAGAATGCATTTGAGAGTGCTGTACTGAGGAACGTACAGGATAACTATTTCATTCTGGTTTATCAATCGCTATACAATCAAATTCAGTAGTTCTCTAATTTTTGCTTAACCCCATAAATCAACATCAAACGGCACATTTATATACGGTTAAAAAATCCCTTCCATGTTACCTCGACTAGAACTAACTCCAACTCACTGCATCAAAACTGTTTTACAGCCTCTTCTCGACAATATCCATATTCCAATCAATGGTTCTCTCAATTGCAAAGATCTATTTGCCAGTATTCTTGGCATGGCAACATGGAATCGTTCAATTC
This genomic stretch from Methanococcoides sp. AM1 harbors:
- a CDS encoding site-specific integrase encodes the protein MTRDVDDVHSTHSGLIRAMERLRSADISQGNKDILENFVTACRLEGLAKNTVIWYANYGTRMAQRLQDIGFTGTIDQVDQAIFHRLLLYLEDERGMSQSSLRNYKKLVKKFFGWSCDGEAPKWVQNIKLKTIDTPVQPSDLLTQEEFDQLMGACKHPRDKALIAVLADSGMRVGALASCRIKHAEFNQYGAILYISQTSLSKKTTAAKGIPLTWSTGYLNQWLSVHPLREDPDAPLWVTLNQNMEPLSYKSVRSTIAKIGERAGLKKRVNPHTFRHLAITNWILDGLNEQEIKHRAGWSRGSTQMFKIYANFTDNEINERIFEKYGLKSDDKRHVTLKACPRCNNVLRPSDKFCSQCSLVLDRESLDKIQAYEEKIPELLQLVLKSDRGRDLIKHLS
- a CDS encoding type II toxin-antitoxin system RelE/ParE family toxin — its product is MNIHADVVKFLNALDPGTKERIVDGLKVLGNLPVDGDVKKLKGTKGRKDLYRLRIGEYRAIYEVEDDNVYVLEVMLRGKGYGWLDRLLVL
- a CDS encoding SEC-C metal-binding domain-containing protein, producing MKTGRNDPCPCGSGKKYKKCCISKENSQPRIKNASISKNIPGLWVDDLSLKKNYYNSIDELYDEIRATGRVPHGDEYTYGDEETGLTRTIEVEELCRHGHPSGGSVTFDQTDDGGWEGVESGSGGGGPCVLCEILKEGFEIGCPECGKPFPEFTEGEILEIYTKGIEPLGITCPNCGCKFIAIDENGIRISEPNNVKE